A section of the Pan paniscus chromosome 7, NHGRI_mPanPan1-v2.0_pri, whole genome shotgun sequence genome encodes:
- the CEBPD gene encoding CCAAT/enhancer-binding protein delta: MSAALFSLDGPARGAPWPAEPAPFYEPGRAGKPGRGAEPGALGEPGAAAPAMYDDESAIDFSAYIDSMAAVPTLELCHDELFADLFNSNHKAGGAGPLELFPGGPARPLGPGPAAPRPLKREPDWGDGDAPGSLLPAQVAACAQTVVSLAAAGQPTPPTSPEPPRSSPRQTPAPGPAREKSAGKRGPDRGSPEYRQRRERNNIAVRKSRDKAKRRNQEMQQKLVELSAENEKLHQRVEQLTRDLAGLRQFFKQLPSPPFLPAAGTADCR; encoded by the coding sequence ATGAGCGCCGCGCTCTTCAGCCTGGACGGCCCGGCGCGCGGCGCGCCCTGGCCTGCGGAGCCTGCGCCCTTCTACGAACCGGGCCGGGCGGGCAAGCCGGGCCGCGGGGCCGAGCCAGGGGCCCTAGGCGAGCCAGGCGCCGCCGCCCCCGCCATGTACGACGACGAGAGCGCCATCGACTTCAGCGCCTACATCGACTCCATGGCCGCCGTGCCCACCCTGGAGCTGTGCCACGACGAGCTCTTCGCCGACCTCTTCAACAGCAATCACAAGGCGGGCGGCGCGGGGCCCCTGGAGCTTTTTCCCGGCGGCCCCGCGCGCCCCTTGGGCCCGGGCCCTGCCGCTCCGCGCCCGCTCAAGCGCGAGCCCGACTGGGGCGACGGCGACGCGCCCGGCTCGCTGTTGCCCGCGCAGGTGGCCGCGTGCGCACAGACCGTGGTGAGCTTGGCGGCCGCAGGGCAGCCCACCCCGCCCACGTCGCCGGAGCCGCCGCGCAGCAGCCCCAGGCAGACCCCCGCGCCCGGCCCCGCCCGGGAGAAGAGCGCCGGCAAGAGGGGCCCGGACCGCGGCAGCCCCGAGTACCGGCAGCGGCGCGAGCGCAACAACATCGCCGTGCGCAAGAGCCGCGACAAGGCCAAGCGGCGCAACCAGGAGATGCAGCAGAAGCTGGTGGAGCTGTCGGCTGAGAACGAGAAGCTGCACCAGCGCGTGGAGCAGCTCACGCGGGACCTGGCCGGCCTCCGGCAGTTCTTCAAGCAGCTGCCCAGCCCGCCCTTCCTGCCGGCCGCCGGGACAGCAGACTGCCGGTAA